The following nucleotide sequence is from Acidobacteriota bacterium.
TTCCCGTAAGATTTCGATCTTCTGCTGCGGGCTGTATTTTCTTCTCTGTGTGGTCATCCTTCGCCTCCTTTCGACCACCTTAGTCTACCATGCCCGTTTCTCCAATTTCATCTGAAGCAGCACAATGATAGTTACATATCGTTACAGTATGCGAGAAATCTGGCTGAAGGGAAAGGGCTTGTCTTTAATGAGGGGGAACATGTCGAGGGATATACTAACCTTTTATGGACGTTGACCCTCGCTATCCCCTTTTTGCTGAAAATCGATGGAGCGACATGGGCAGAAATCGCTGCGATCATCTTTGGTGCTGCTTCCATCCTGGCAATATATTTTCTATCGCGACATCTCAAAGGCGAAAAGTCAAACTGGAAAAACTCATGGGGGGCACCAGCAGCGCTTGCTGTGCAGCTTCCTTTCATCTGCTATTCTTTCTCCGGAATGGAGACTGCGCCTTTCACATTCCTGATCGTTGCAAGCGCCATCATCTTTCTTAGAGCGCTTGAGCAGGATCGACCACGTCTCCTCTCCTGGAGTTCGGTCATCCTCTCCCTGGCTTATCTGACAAGACCAGAAACGCCGATCCTCTTCCTCTTCAATATCGTTTTCCTTGTGATCTATGGCGTTTTCTGGAAGAAGAGGGCGATGATTCCGGTTTATTTATGCCGGCATGCAATCCTTTTTATTGCAATGGCCATCATTTTTTCTTTATGGCGCTATCTCTACTACGGCGATTTTCTTCCAAACACCTATTACGCCAAGATCGGCTCTTATTCTTCTGCTCTTCTACTGAGGGGGCTTGATTACATCTGGAATTTCTCGCAACTTTCGTTTCTCATCCTCATCATCCCTCTCGTTCTCATCCTCAAGCTGCGGGAGATGAAATATCAAATCCTTTACATCACTGGCGTAGTCCTTTTTCTCTCTCTTGCCGTGGCCGTGGAGGGGGGAGATCATCTTGCCCTGTATCGCTTTGCGGTTCCCATCCTTCCATTCCTCTGTCTATTCTATCAGGAATTTTCCTCCGGAGTCGTGCAGTCCCTCTTCCGGAGCAGTCTATGGTCGAATCTGAAGCCCTATCTCATTGTGTTTCTTTCCTTGCTCATCTCCATATCCTCATCAGGGCTCTATTTTGTGAAGGCGAGCAAGCACGAGATGACCGAATATCAGCGGGCTCGCTTCGAAGTGGATCTGGCGCAGAGGTGGTCAGAGTTCGGAAAATGGCTCCATCAGCATTACAATCCAGACAGGACTGTGGCCCTCTCTACAATCGGCGCCATCTCGTTCTATTCCGGGCTGAAAGCCATCGACATGGTGGGTCTTACTGATAGGCATATAGCGCATCGGCCCATCCACACGGGAGGGGGATACATCGGCCATGAGAAGTACGACAATTATTACATTCTCCGGAGAGCCCCGGATATCATCATCGTCCATCACATCGTGGACTGGGATTTTCCCATCACGGAAGGAGAGTACCAGAAGATGCTCTATTTCGGAGCGCAGCAGGAATTGGTGGAGATGCCTGAATTCAAGAATAATTACTGCTTCAAGACCTTTCCCGCAGGCGATAAGAAATTCTACGCTTTTTATCTTAGATGCTCCTCAGTTTCTGCTCCTTAGATCTGCGATTAATCTACCATTCTTTTTCATTTGCCGCTGACTTCTCATGTTTTTTTGAAAGATCGGGCATGCCGAATTCTCTGTAGAGACGGGCTAAGTTCCGATGAGCCTCTCTGTCTTTGGAGATTTCCCAGACGAAAATGCTGTATCCTATTCTCGCGCAGGGCTCTTTCTCTTTGAGCCAGTCGAATGTGTCCCTCGTGTTGAAGAAGACCGATTGCAGATTCGTGGCTGAAATGGCAACGAACTCCTTCCGCTTGAATTTTATCCGGTAATCCTGGGGGCTGTTCAGCCCGTATCCTGGCAGGTATTGATATTTGATGCCGTAATAGTTCGGGTCGGCACTTCCAAGATAGGACAGGATTACTGAATCCTCACCTTCCTCTTGCAGGAACTTTTTCAAACGGATCAGGTCCTGCCCCCAGTCAAGATTTGAGTCAGCGAGATATTTGTATCCGTTGGAAGGCCCACCAGCCAACTCGTCGAAGTAGGCAAGATGATGTGGAAAGATGAAGATTGCGGATCCGAGGAGCCAGAGCAGAAGCGCAAAAATGATGATTAAGGAAGTGCTATTTGCCTTTGATGTACTTGATCCGATGAATGAAAAGAGCCTGCCGCTGAAGATGAAGAGCAGGGGATAGACGGGAAGGATGTGCCTCAGGCCGATATTGATGCGTCCGGCTGCAGTAAAGAAAAGCAGGAGCAGAACAGGAATAAGAAGATAGAAATTCCCGGGGGTTTTGAAATTCTTAAAGAGGTCTCTTCCAAACGATAAGAGAGCAGAGGCAAAAATGATAATGACCGGAATGGGGGTCTTAACGGCAAATGCCAGCAGGAAGTAATACCACCAGCCGGAATCAGAATACATACCAAAGAGGAAGGCCGGGTTTCCCTTGCGGTTGTGATCCAGGACGAAACTCAACCCGTCGAAGTATCTGCCGACCGACGTAAAGCCGTAAGAGATTATCAGGACGATCATGGCAGTGAGCAGGAGAAGAGCAAAAGAAGAGAGGGCGAAGTAGAGTCGCAGTCTCAGTGTGAGTCGATCCTCTTTCCGGAATAGGAATCGGCGAAAGGCGAATGCGGCACGATCTTCAAAGAGATACAGCAGGATCAGAGCCAGATAGACCGGGATGAGGATCAGCGCCGTGAATTTTGTCGAGAGAGCCAACCCGAAAGACATCCCGGCCAGAATGAATCTCTTCCTCGATGGCTCCTGCATGGCCTTCCAGAACAGATAGAGAGATAGGACCAGGAAGAGAGAAAATCCAAGATCGGTATGGATCACCTGTGAGCTGGCGATGACATTCGGTTCAAAGCAGAAGAGAAACAGGGAGAACAATCCAGCTCCTGTGCCGTAGATTTCCTGGCTCCACTTGAACACGAGAAATCCGAGAAGAATACCCAGCAGAACCATCGGCAGCCTTCCGAGGAAGATGGCATTATCGGCATTTATCCCCGAGTGGTAGAGAAAGTATCTGCCGAACAGCCATTCATTGTTGGAGTTCCAGTGGGGGTTCTGCTCGACGGGAGGGATTTCCATTGTGAGAAGGGGAAGCGCCGCGAGCATCTTGACCAGTGGGGGGTGCTCGGGATTGAAACGGAAGTCTCCCTTCCTTATATATGCGTAGCCAGCGGGAAGATGAGCCACTTCATCATACGTAGCCGCATTGTTCCAGATCCCGCCGACCGCCTGCACTGCAAAGACTGCAAGCAGAACAGCGAGCATGGTGATCTGTATATTACTTCTCATGCATGCTCTGTTGTGCAATGGATTGAGCTTTTAAGAAATGCCTTCTCGCAACTTCGGGCATCCCCGAGCCTAGATAGATCTCTGCAAGTGCTATATGCGCCTCTGGGTCGTTCCTCACGTCGAAAAGAAAGATGGAATAAGCGATCCGGGCATATGGTTTCCTCTTCTTGAGCCAGTCGAAACAATGATGATTTGGAGTGAAAACAGACTGGAGATGTGTGGCGCTTATCGCAATGTAATCAAAATTTCTTCCGGGATCCATGTAATTCGACGGGATTTTCGGTTTTCCGCAAAGCGGGAGGTACTGATAGTCAATCCCGTAGTAATATGGGTCGGCATTTCCGAAGTATGAAAGTATGACCCCATCAATATGGTTTTTGTCAAGGTATTTCCGAAGGGCGGGAAGGTCCTGTCCCCAGTCCAGGTTGGAATCAACGGAATATTCATACCCACGCGAAGGACCGCCGATCAGCTCATTGAAGTATGAAAGATGACGGGGAAATATATATAAGGACCCGACAACATACCACGCACAGAATAGAACGAATATGCTGGATACAATCTTTTTCCATCTTGGTCGTTTCAGCAGGATACTCCTATAATGCCAGCTCTTTGAAAAGATGATTCCGCAGAGGATGATGGCGAAGGGAAAGACGGGAAGGATGTGTCTCACCCCGATATTGAGTCTACCCATCATGCTGGCGGTCAGAAAGAGCAGAGGAGGGACAAGAAGATAAAACCAGGAGCGAATCGATAGAACAGCAGCTTGCTCATTCTTGCCTGTATCTTTCTCACTTGAACCAGCTTCGTTTACGCCTGCGCGTCCTCTCTTGAAAGTAGATGAAGCCGTGAGAATATCGATAAATATTATCAAAGCAGATAAGAAGAGAAAGATGAGAAGAGGGATGGGGGTTTTGATTAGAAAGGATAGAGGAAAATAGTACCACCAGCCCGTATCGGAGTATTGCCCGGCAAGGAAAGCGGCATGCCCCATTTTCCCGTGGATGAAAACAGAATTCAGCCCGATGAAATAGTATTTTATGTTGATGAAACTGTAGGAAGCTGCGACGACAGCCGTAGCAATAAGGGGAACAACGAAGGCGAAGAGAAGTAGCTTGTGAAAGGGTAAGTATCGGGTATCTGTTCTGTGCGACGAGCTGCAGGAGAGGAATATCTCTAAAAGCAGCAGGATGAATATAATGGGGATTAGAAGGATGGCTGAGAACTTCGTGGCGAAAGCCAGTCCTGCGGATAATCCACAGATGATAAGAGACTTGATGCCAGGCTCCTGAAAATATCGCCACATCCAGTAGATGGAGAGGAGGAAAAACAGCGTAAAGCCGAGATCGGTCGTAACCAGTTGGGAGTGTGCAATGATATTCGGTTCGAAAACGAAGATGAAGAGCGAGAAGACGGATGCTCTCTCTCCAAAGAGTTGATCTGTCCAGCGAAAGAGCAGGATGGCGAGGAAAAGCCCCAGTAAAACGATGACGAGACGCCCCAGAAAAAGCATCGTTTCTGCTCTGACTCCGGACTGGTAGAGAAGGGATTTCCCATACTCCCACTTTTCATTTTTCAGAAAGTATTTGCTGGTATAAGGGGAGGGGAGATTCAGGAAAAGAAGGGGATAAGCAGCTAGCATCTTGATAAGAGGAGGATGCTCGGGATTGAGCCGGAAGTCTCCGGTTTGCAGGTAAGTGTATCCTGCTGGCAGATGCGCCACCTCATCGGATGTGGCAGAGAGCTGGACCATTGATAATGTGCATTGCAGGAGAAAAGCCAAGAGGAAAAGAGGGATGATGAAACATCTTGTTCCAGGAAGATTTAACATTCATCAAACTTCTTGAAATGATCTTTCCGCTCTGTCTTGATACATAGAGAACTCATTCGAGTCTTTACTTTACCATAACAAGCTAAATTTATTGTAAAGTTTTAGATGGAATTTAAAAGCTCTCGAGCCTGAGAGTTTGCAGGGTTCAGTTTGAGTGCACGCAAAAGGTTCTGTCTCGCTTGTTCCTTTTCACCCTTCATTGCG
It contains:
- a CDS encoding phospholipid carrier-dependent glycosyltransferase, with translation MRSNIQITMLAVLLAVFAVQAVGGIWNNAATYDEVAHLPAGYAYIRKGDFRFNPEHPPLVKMLAALPLLTMEIPPVEQNPHWNSNNEWLFGRYFLYHSGINADNAIFLGRLPMVLLGILLGFLVFKWSQEIYGTGAGLFSLFLFCFEPNVIASSQVIHTDLGFSLFLVLSLYLFWKAMQEPSRKRFILAGMSFGLALSTKFTALILIPVYLALILLYLFEDRAAFAFRRFLFRKEDRLTLRLRLYFALSSFALLLLTAMIVLIISYGFTSVGRYFDGLSFVLDHNRKGNPAFLFGMYSDSGWWYYFLLAFAVKTPIPVIIIFASALLSFGRDLFKNFKTPGNFYLLIPVLLLLFFTAAGRINIGLRHILPVYPLLFIFSGRLFSFIGSSTSKANSTSLIIIFALLLWLLGSAIFIFPHHLAYFDELAGGPSNGYKYLADSNLDWGQDLIRLKKFLQEEGEDSVILSYLGSADPNYYGIKYQYLPGYGLNSPQDYRIKFKRKEFVAISATNLQSVFFNTRDTFDWLKEKEPCARIGYSIFVWEISKDREAHRNLARLYREFGMPDLSKKHEKSAANEKEW
- a CDS encoding glycosyltransferase family 39 protein gives rise to the protein MLNLPGTRCFIIPLFLLAFLLQCTLSMVQLSATSDEVAHLPAGYTYLQTGDFRLNPEHPPLIKMLAAYPLLFLNLPSPYTSKYFLKNEKWEYGKSLLYQSGVRAETMLFLGRLVIVLLGLFLAILLFRWTDQLFGERASVFSLFIFVFEPNIIAHSQLVTTDLGFTLFFLLSIYWMWRYFQEPGIKSLIICGLSAGLAFATKFSAILLIPIIFILLLLEIFLSCSSSHRTDTRYLPFHKLLLFAFVVPLIATAVVAASYSFINIKYYFIGLNSVFIHGKMGHAAFLAGQYSDTGWWYYFPLSFLIKTPIPLLIFLFLSALIIFIDILTASSTFKRGRAGVNEAGSSEKDTGKNEQAAVLSIRSWFYLLVPPLLFLTASMMGRLNIGVRHILPVFPFAIILCGIIFSKSWHYRSILLKRPRWKKIVSSIFVLFCAWYVVGSLYIFPRHLSYFNELIGGPSRGYEYSVDSNLDWGQDLPALRKYLDKNHIDGVILSYFGNADPYYYGIDYQYLPLCGKPKIPSNYMDPGRNFDYIAISATHLQSVFTPNHHCFDWLKKRKPYARIAYSIFLFDVRNDPEAHIALAEIYLGSGMPEVARRHFLKAQSIAQQSMHEK